In bacterium, the following proteins share a genomic window:
- a CDS encoding right-handed parallel beta-helix repeat-containing protein, translating into MNITKRDFIRGAGFLGLAQLAGAAPAPALTPESAGAQNSSVFNVRDFGAQGDGKTPDSAAIQKALDAAGAVGGTAYFPAGRYLCHGLGVHQHTTVLAEPQWGYRGPAGATLVLDSDEADCLLNITGAFGVHLRGLFLQGRRESQKAIHGVFLNNAEKYSDQEDSIVIDDCKIAGFSGHGVYLKRIWLFIIRHSIMQNNKGCGVQITGWDGFVTDNQFSGNGSHGFGCDEVGATVMFTANRVEWNGGYGLHLLAGDAWNVTGNCFDRNWGAGICALKMRTTTVTGNVFRRCGKDSKQLAEGERSCHVRLEECSGLTFVANTCAAGRDDGGQGLYTPQVGFILRKLSHSVIANNALYEGYMDQMVVDLGEHGEGYIFENNVGCPRA; encoded by the coding sequence ATGAACATCACGAAGCGTGACTTCATCCGGGGCGCCGGCTTTCTCGGCCTGGCCCAGCTTGCCGGAGCGGCCCCGGCCCCGGCCCTGACGCCTGAATCCGCGGGCGCGCAGAACTCCTCCGTGTTCAATGTCCGTGATTTCGGCGCTCAGGGGGATGGCAAAACGCCGGATTCCGCGGCGATCCAGAAAGCTCTCGATGCGGCCGGGGCGGTGGGCGGCACGGCGTATTTCCCGGCGGGACGCTACCTGTGCCACGGCCTCGGCGTGCACCAGCATACCACAGTCCTGGCGGAACCGCAGTGGGGCTACCGTGGCCCCGCCGGGGCCACGCTGGTGCTGGACAGCGACGAGGCGGACTGCCTGCTCAACATCACCGGCGCTTTCGGCGTGCACCTGAGAGGGTTGTTCCTGCAGGGCCGTCGGGAGTCGCAGAAAGCCATCCACGGCGTTTTCCTCAACAACGCCGAAAAATACAGCGACCAGGAGGACTCCATTGTCATCGACGACTGCAAGATAGCGGGATTTTCCGGCCATGGTGTGTATCTGAAACGCATCTGGCTCTTCATCATCCGTCACAGCATCATGCAGAACAACAAGGGCTGCGGGGTCCAGATAACCGGCTGGGACGGTTTCGTGACCGACAACCAGTTCTCCGGCAACGGCAGCCACGGTTTCGGCTGCGACGAGGTGGGGGCCACGGTGATGTTCACCGCCAACCGGGTCGAATGGAACGGGGGATACGGCCTGCACCTCCTGGCCGGGGATGCCTGGAACGTGACCGGCAACTGCTTCGACCGCAACTGGGGCGCCGGTATCTGCGCCCTGAAAATGCGCACCACCACGGTCACCGGCAACGTGTTCAGGCGCTGCGGCAAGGACAGCAAGCAACTGGCCGAGGGGGAGCGCTCCTGCCATGTCCGCCTGGAGGAATGCAGCGGGCTGACTTTCGTCGCGAACACCTGCGCGGCCGGGCGCGATGACGGCGGCCAGGGGCTGTACACCCCGCAGGTCGGGTTCATCCTGCGCAAGCTCAGCCATTCGGTGATAGCCAACAACGCGCTCTACGAGGGCTATATGGACCAGATGGTGGTCGATCTCGGGGAGCACGGCGAGGGGTATATATTCGAGAACAACGTCGGATGCCCCAGGGCTTGA